The following proteins come from a genomic window of Lolium rigidum isolate FL_2022 chromosome 5, APGP_CSIRO_Lrig_0.1, whole genome shotgun sequence:
- the LOC124653434 gene encoding transcription factor WRKY19-like codes for MEGVVDGNGGGSRLVMTELSHIKELVKQLDVHLGSCPDLCKNLAAQISTVTERSIGMILAGRFDGRKRPATGAGIDSPAFPSTPSPLSGVSNMHFKANKKRKMMEKGDHRVRVSSARGGADAPEDDGYSWRKYGQKEILGSQNRRAYYRCTHQKTQGCAATKQVQRADEDATLFDVTYHGTHTCGHKTAAAANVQPATPNPDASSLLQSLSSSLTVDTEGLTPGPRQDWSRTTPFSFSPAVSSMLTPENCFGQGVSVTPATSGSSDNPMNPFEEEWSAQSELVSALVAAMSMPQPAMEVEEAGFSLDELELFDDSIFDVPIFDNLPCLR; via the exons atggaGGGCGTGGTGGATGGCAATGGAGGAGGGAGCCGCCTGGTGATGACCGAGCTGAGCCACATCAAAGAGCTGGTGAAGCAGCTCGACGTGCACCTGGGAAGCTGTCCCGACCTCTGCAAGAACCTGGCTGCGCAGATCTCCACCGTCACCGAGAGGTCCATCGGCATGATTTTGGCCGGCCGCTTCGACGGCCGGAAGCGCCCTGCCACTGGCGCCGGCATCGACTCCCCGGCTTTCCCCTCGACACCCAGCCCTCTCAGCGGCGTCTCCAACATGCATTTCAAGGCGAACAAGAAGAG AAAGATGATGGAGAAAGGGGATCATCGGGTTAGGGTGAGCtcggcgagaggaggagcggaTGCCCCGGAGGACGATGGCTACAGCTGGAGGAAGTACGGGCAGAAGGAGATCCTTGGATCCCAGAACCGAAG GGCATACTACCGCTGCACGCACCAGAAAACCCAGGGATGCGCGGCAACGAAGCAGGTGCAGCGCGCCGACGAGGACGCGACGCTCTTCGACGTGACCTACCACGGCACCCACACGTGCGGCCACAAGACGGCGGCGGCAGCCAACGTACAGCCGGCGACGCCGAACCCGGACGCGAGCAGCCTTCTACAGAGCCTGAGCTCGAGCCTGACGGTGGACACCGAGGGGCTCACGCCCGGGCCTCGGCAAGACTGGAGCAGGACCACGCCCTTCAGTTTCTCGCCGGCGGTGAGCAGCATGTTGACGCCGGAGAACTGTTTCGGGCAAGGTGTGTCCGTCACACCGGCGACCTCGGGCTCGAGCGACAACCCCATGAACCCGTTCGAGGAGGAGTGGAGCGCGCAGTCTGAGCTGGTGTCTGCGCTCGTCGCCGCGATGAGCATGCCGCAGCCCGCCATGGAAGTGGAGGAGGCCGGTTTCTCCCTGGACGAACTTGAGTTGTTTGACGACTCGATCTTTGACGTTCCTATCTTCGACAATCTTCCTTGCCTGAGATAG